One Spirosoma agri DNA window includes the following coding sequences:
- a CDS encoding valine--tRNA ligase, giving the protein MISKTYTPQEIEEKWYQYWLDNQFFKSTPDDREPYTIVIPPPNVTGVLHMGHMLNNTIQDVLIRKARMEGKNACWVPGTDHASIATETKVVTMLKERGISKQDLTRDQFMEYAWEWTHKYGGIILQQLRKLGASCDWDRTRFTMEPALYESVIDTFVDLYNKGKIYRGVRMVNWDPQGLTAVSDEEVITKEVQQKLVYVRYDIAGTAGQDSIIIATVRPETIMADAAIAVNPNDERYKHLHGKKAIIPLINREIPIITDEYVTMDFGTGGLKVTPAHDPNDYSLGIKHNLPVLDILNDNGTLNEKAQILVGQDRFAARKAIIKLLEESGNLVKAEEYKSNVGFSERTNAVIEPKLSLQWFLKMDELSKPAFENVMNDTVQLHPSKYKNMYRSWMENPHDWCISRQLWWGQRIPAFYMQDGTVIVAKNKHEALEKVQHEKLLFAMTEADLTQDEDVLDTWFSSWLWPMSVFRPSGNPDDPKAGPQDLDYYYPTNTLVTGFDIIFFWVARMIIAGYEYKDERPFKDVYFTGMVRDKQGRKMSKQLGNSPDPLDLIDQYGADGVRTGMLFSSAAGNDLLFDEKLVEQGRNFSNKIWNAFRLVKGWTVVDTASADSSLPIRWFESKLNTTLIEIEDHFSKFRISDALQAIYKLIWDDFCSQYLELIKPGFEQPIDCATYDATINFFERLMCLAHPFMPFITEEIWQEIRERQTGDSICIASFPKTGTVDNQILADFDTLFDIITNIRNIRNAKQISPKTELPVAIKTTTPERFHVLEPLVQKMANVSTIRYVSEKANGLSFLIKGDEFFVDIAGEIDIEQEVANTQKELEYNIGFRDATLKKLSNEKFVANAKPDVVDRERQKLADAEAKIQALTQRLSDLGA; this is encoded by the coding sequence ATGATTTCAAAAACATACACCCCCCAGGAAATTGAGGAGAAATGGTATCAATACTGGCTTGATAACCAATTTTTTAAATCTACCCCCGACGACCGGGAACCGTATACCATCGTTATTCCCCCCCCGAATGTCACGGGTGTGTTGCACATGGGCCACATGCTCAACAACACGATTCAGGATGTGCTGATCCGGAAGGCTCGCATGGAAGGCAAGAACGCCTGCTGGGTCCCCGGAACCGATCACGCCAGTATTGCCACGGAAACCAAAGTCGTTACTATGCTGAAAGAACGGGGCATCAGCAAGCAAGACCTTACCCGTGACCAGTTTATGGAGTATGCCTGGGAGTGGACGCATAAATATGGTGGTATCATTCTTCAGCAACTTCGTAAACTGGGTGCGTCCTGCGATTGGGACCGTACGCGCTTTACGATGGAGCCGGCTCTTTACGAATCGGTTATCGATACGTTTGTTGACCTCTATAACAAAGGTAAGATCTATCGGGGTGTCCGAATGGTCAACTGGGACCCGCAGGGACTAACGGCGGTTTCAGACGAAGAAGTTATCACCAAAGAAGTTCAGCAGAAACTGGTTTACGTCCGTTATGACATAGCCGGTACCGCAGGGCAGGATTCTATTATTATCGCTACGGTTCGACCAGAAACAATCATGGCGGATGCGGCCATTGCGGTCAATCCTAACGACGAGCGGTACAAGCATTTACACGGTAAGAAGGCGATCATTCCGCTCATTAACCGCGAAATTCCCATCATCACGGACGAGTACGTAACGATGGACTTTGGAACGGGTGGTCTGAAAGTGACGCCTGCTCATGACCCGAACGATTATTCGCTGGGTATCAAACACAACCTACCGGTTCTGGACATTCTGAACGATAACGGAACACTGAACGAGAAAGCGCAGATTCTGGTAGGTCAGGACCGGTTTGCAGCTCGAAAAGCGATCATCAAGTTGCTCGAAGAATCGGGTAATCTGGTGAAAGCCGAAGAGTATAAATCAAATGTTGGCTTCTCGGAACGGACCAATGCCGTCATTGAGCCAAAGCTGTCGTTGCAGTGGTTCCTCAAAATGGACGAACTCTCGAAACCAGCGTTCGAGAATGTGATGAACGACACGGTTCAACTTCATCCGTCGAAATACAAGAACATGTATCGTTCCTGGATGGAAAATCCGCACGACTGGTGCATCAGCCGCCAGTTGTGGTGGGGCCAGCGGATACCCGCTTTTTACATGCAGGATGGTACCGTCATCGTGGCCAAGAATAAGCACGAAGCCCTGGAAAAAGTGCAGCACGAAAAACTGCTTTTTGCCATGACGGAAGCCGATCTAACGCAGGACGAAGACGTTCTGGATACGTGGTTCTCGTCGTGGCTGTGGCCCATGTCCGTTTTTAGACCGTCGGGTAATCCCGATGATCCGAAGGCTGGCCCACAGGATCTCGATTACTATTACCCGACAAACACGCTCGTTACGGGCTTCGACATTATTTTCTTCTGGGTTGCCCGGATGATCATTGCCGGATACGAGTATAAGGATGAGCGCCCATTCAAGGACGTTTATTTTACGGGTATGGTGCGCGATAAGCAGGGCCGGAAAATGTCGAAGCAGTTGGGCAACTCACCCGACCCACTCGACCTCATCGACCAGTACGGTGCCGATGGTGTCCGGACGGGGATGCTCTTTAGTTCGGCAGCCGGAAATGACCTGCTGTTCGATGAGAAATTAGTTGAACAGGGCCGTAACTTCAGCAACAAGATCTGGAACGCATTCCGGTTGGTGAAAGGCTGGACGGTTGTCGATACGGCATCCGCTGATTCCTCACTGCCCATTCGCTGGTTTGAGTCGAAATTGAATACCACGTTAATCGAGATAGAAGATCATTTCAGCAAATTCCGGATTTCGGATGCGCTACAGGCTATCTACAAGCTGATTTGGGACGATTTCTGTTCGCAATACCTCGAACTGATCAAACCCGGCTTTGAACAACCGATCGATTGCGCCACTTACGATGCAACCATCAATTTCTTCGAGCGACTGATGTGCCTAGCCCATCCATTCATGCCTTTTATCACCGAAGAAATCTGGCAGGAAATTCGTGAGCGTCAGACCGGTGACAGCATTTGCATCGCTTCGTTTCCCAAAACGGGCACGGTTGACAATCAGATATTAGCGGATTTTGACACGCTGTTCGACATCATTACGAATATTCGCAATATCCGGAATGCTAAACAAATTTCGCCTAAGACCGAGTTGCCGGTAGCCATTAAGACCACCACACCCGAACGATTCCATGTTCTGGAACCGCTGGTGCAGAAAATGGCCAATGTATCAACGATCCGTTACGTTAGCGAAAAGGCCAATGGCTTATCATTCCTGATCAAAGGCGATGAATTCTTCGTCGATATAGCCGGAGAAATTGACATCGAACAGGAAGTCGCTAACACCCAAAAGGAACTGGAGTACAATATCGGTTTCCGGGATGCAACGCTTAAGAAACTCTCCAATGAGAAATTCGTAGCCAATGCGAAACCTGATGTCGTTGACCGTGAACGTCAGAAACTTGCTGATGCTGAGGCTAAGATTCAGGCGTTAACGCAGCGGCTTAGCGACCTAGGTGCTTAA
- a CDS encoding gliding motility protein GldB-related protein, which produces MRLSTALAGLFCLFLMASCTKTEDITLIRLDQQLFSATSADGVRSFLNKNPSVAQLYFNANGAGNDTALVRELTNRVNNPALNELHKQVEAEFGDMADLRKQLAEAFANIKKDFPDFRSPKIATLVTGFAGPDLVVTDSLIVIGLDYFAGPNAKYRPRGPEFPQYILRRYQKEYIAPAIVFAISDNYNATTRSDQTMLADMIYYGKGYVFTKTMLPDSNGEPFPDSLIIGYSDKQLTETFNAQDLVWGHFIDNQLLYQTNPAIKQRYLNERPFTAEIGKGCPGAIGRWLGWRIVGRYQDKHTSVGIAELMRNADARQIFEQSGYKGQKDD; this is translated from the coding sequence ATGCGACTAAGTACAGCCCTTGCGGGGCTTTTTTGTCTGTTTTTGATGGCTTCGTGTACAAAAACCGAAGACATTACGCTTATCCGATTGGACCAGCAACTTTTTTCGGCTACGTCTGCTGACGGTGTTCGGTCGTTTCTGAATAAGAACCCCTCAGTAGCTCAATTGTACTTTAACGCGAACGGAGCCGGAAATGATACAGCACTCGTCCGGGAATTGACCAACCGGGTCAATAATCCGGCGTTGAATGAATTACACAAGCAGGTCGAAGCCGAGTTTGGCGACATGGCCGACCTGAGAAAACAACTGGCCGAAGCCTTTGCGAACATCAAAAAAGACTTTCCTGACTTTCGCTCACCCAAAATTGCTACCCTCGTAACTGGCTTTGCTGGTCCCGATCTGGTCGTTACCGATAGTCTCATCGTTATCGGACTGGACTATTTTGCCGGTCCTAATGCCAAATACCGACCGCGCGGTCCTGAATTTCCGCAGTACATCTTGCGCCGGTACCAGAAAGAGTACATTGCCCCGGCTATCGTTTTCGCCATATCGGACAACTACAATGCCACCACCCGATCCGATCAGACAATGCTGGCCGATATGATTTATTACGGTAAAGGCTATGTATTTACGAAGACGATGCTGCCCGATAGCAACGGCGAACCGTTTCCCGACAGCCTGATTATCGGATACTCAGACAAGCAACTGACCGAAACGTTTAACGCGCAGGATCTCGTTTGGGGTCATTTTATTGATAACCAGTTGTTATACCAGACTAATCCAGCGATAAAACAGCGATATTTGAACGAACGACCCTTTACCGCCGAAATAGGGAAGGGTTGCCCCGGTGCTATCGGTCGTTGGCTGGGCTGGCGAATTGTAGGACGCTACCAGGATAAACATACCAGCGTTGGCATTGCCGAGTTGATGCGCAACGCCGATGCCCGGCAAATTTTTGAACAATCGGGCTATAAGGGACAGAAGGACGATTGA
- the hisF gene encoding imidazole glycerol phosphate synthase subunit HisF, with the protein MLTKRIIPCLDIKDGRTVKGTNFVNLRDAGDPVSLAAIYAEQGADELVFLDITATVDGRKTLIDLVRNVAHTINIPFTVGGGISSVADVSALLNAGADKISINSSAVRNPELVNELALEFGSQCIVVAIDTRYVGTEHIVHTHGGRKPTELRTIAWAKEVEDRGAGELLLTSMDTDGTKAGFALELTAQISGVANIPVIASGGAGSMDHFVDVFTSGKADAGLAASIFHFKEIEIPALKEYLRTKGIEMRL; encoded by the coding sequence ATGCTTACAAAACGCATCATTCCATGCCTTGACATCAAGGACGGACGAACCGTAAAAGGTACCAATTTTGTCAACCTGCGCGATGCAGGCGATCCGGTATCGTTAGCGGCTATTTATGCCGAACAGGGAGCCGATGAACTGGTCTTTCTGGATATTACCGCTACCGTCGATGGTCGAAAAACGCTGATCGATCTCGTGCGCAATGTGGCACATACGATCAATATTCCGTTTACCGTTGGAGGGGGAATCTCATCGGTAGCTGATGTGTCAGCGCTGCTCAATGCAGGAGCCGATAAAATTTCGATCAATTCCTCCGCTGTTCGTAATCCTGAGTTGGTCAACGAACTGGCGCTGGAGTTTGGCAGTCAGTGCATCGTCGTAGCGATTGACACGAGATACGTGGGTACTGAACACATTGTTCACACGCACGGCGGGCGTAAACCGACGGAACTGCGCACGATTGCATGGGCCAAAGAAGTTGAGGACAGGGGAGCGGGCGAACTGCTGCTCACGTCGATGGATACCGATGGAACGAAGGCTGGCTTCGCACTTGAACTAACCGCCCAGATTTCGGGCGTAGCCAACATTCCGGTTATTGCATCGGGTGGTGCCGGTTCGATGGATCACTTTGTCGATGTATTTACCAGCGGCAAAGCCGATGCGGGCCTGGCTGCCAGTATTTTTCACTTTAAGGAGATTGAAATCCCGGCTCTAAAAGAATACCTGAGAACCAAAGGAATTGAGATGCGTTTGTGA
- the hisH gene encoding imidazole glycerol phosphate synthase subunit HisH has translation MKTVIIKYNAGNVQSVMYALERLGTSYLLTDDEAEIRSADKVIFPGVGEASTAMAYLRERRLDKLIPSLKQPVLGTCVGMQLMCRYSEENDTTCMGIFDIDVRRFPSSHQAGEPRLKVPHTGWNSIHTLQGPLTNGLSENAYVYFVHSYAADVCPETTAVCDYVRPFSAMLHRDNFYAAQFHAEISGDVGQRILENFLKL, from the coding sequence ATGAAAACTGTCATTATCAAATACAACGCCGGCAACGTGCAATCCGTGATGTATGCGCTGGAACGGCTGGGGACCAGCTACCTGCTGACGGACGATGAGGCCGAAATTCGATCGGCTGATAAAGTCATCTTCCCCGGTGTTGGAGAGGCTAGCACGGCAATGGCTTATCTGCGCGAACGGAGATTGGACAAACTCATTCCGTCGCTGAAACAGCCCGTATTAGGAACCTGCGTCGGTATGCAGCTTATGTGTCGCTATTCGGAAGAAAACGATACGACCTGCATGGGGATTTTCGATATTGACGTTCGGCGGTTTCCGTCCAGTCATCAAGCAGGGGAACCTCGTTTAAAAGTGCCACATACGGGCTGGAACAGCATTCATACTTTACAAGGACCGCTGACGAACGGGTTGTCGGAGAACGCTTATGTCTACTTCGTGCACAGTTATGCGGCTGATGTTTGCCCGGAAACAACCGCCGTTTGTGATTATGTACGGCCATTCAGTGCTATGCTGCATCGGGATAATTTCTACGCAGCTCAGTTTCACGCCGAAATTAGTGGCGACGTTGGTCAGCGGATACTGGAGAATTTCTTAAAACTGTAG
- a CDS encoding GNAT family N-acetyltransferase: MIYEYTISDDKTKLDLAVIHRFLSQEAYWCPNIPVDIVQRSIENSLCFGVYLGEEQVGFARVVSDLATFGYLADVFILPAHRGRGLSKKLVAFILAYPTLQGLRRMLLVTRDAHGLYEQFGFQPIDNPENTLFIKLITSY; this comes from the coding sequence ATGATTTATGAATACACCATCAGCGACGATAAAACAAAGCTCGATCTGGCGGTCATTCACCGTTTCCTGAGCCAGGAAGCGTATTGGTGTCCGAACATTCCGGTTGACATTGTCCAGCGTTCCATCGAAAATTCGCTTTGCTTCGGTGTGTATCTGGGTGAGGAGCAGGTTGGCTTTGCCCGCGTTGTATCTGATCTGGCGACGTTTGGCTATCTGGCCGACGTGTTCATCTTGCCCGCGCATCGGGGCAGGGGTTTGTCGAAAAAACTGGTGGCATTCATTCTGGCCTATCCCACGCTACAAGGCCTGCGCCGGATGTTGCTGGTTACGCGCGACGCTCACGGATTATATGAGCAGTTTGGTTTTCAGCCAATCGACAATCCCGAGAATACATTATTCATTAAACTGATTACCAGTTACTAA
- a CDS encoding ABC transporter ATP-binding protein: MAKRGGNFGEEAGPEDKKKLNREGVKKAMSIFRFIKPYRIKYIIGFIFLILSTGTTMSFGLLIGQITSVIQGKSAFTLNQVTLFFVGVLVAQAIFSFFRIYFFSQVSERAMADVRRATYSKIITLPIPFFEKRRVGELTSRISADVSQLQDVLTLTLAELFRQVATLTIGTAIIFYVSWKLTLFMLATFPVIIVAAMVFGRFIRKLSKQAQDLLAQANVVVEETLQSVNIVKAFTNEKVEINRYGTALNLVVNTALRSAKFRGVFVSFIIFALFGGIIGVVWYGGSLVMANEMPFADLLTFIVYTTFIGGSVAGMGDLYAQLQRTIGASERILEILEEPSEVDADEVLPLFVPVQGHVQFNDVYFSYPSRPDVPVLKGISLDVAAGRKIALVGKSGAGKSTIVQLLMRYYRTTTGQITVDNRDLSNFNITELRKNIAVVPQEVMLFGGTILENIQYGKPGASEAEVREAARKANALQFVDSFPEGFQTIVGERGVKLSGGQRQRIAIARAILKDPAILILDEATSSLDAESEKLVQEALDELMQNRTTIIIAHRLATIRKVDRIYVIREGQIAEAGTHDELASQEDGIYANLVKLQFETIE; encoded by the coding sequence ATGGCAAAACGAGGAGGGAATTTTGGCGAGGAAGCCGGTCCGGAAGACAAGAAGAAGTTGAACCGGGAAGGGGTCAAAAAGGCGATGAGCATATTCCGGTTTATAAAGCCGTATCGCATCAAGTACATTATCGGCTTTATCTTTCTGATCCTGTCTACCGGCACGACGATGAGTTTTGGTCTGCTCATCGGGCAGATTACGAGTGTAATACAGGGAAAATCGGCGTTCACGCTAAACCAGGTGACCCTGTTTTTTGTGGGCGTGCTGGTGGCGCAGGCTATTTTTTCCTTTTTTCGGATTTACTTTTTTTCGCAGGTCAGCGAGCGGGCCATGGCCGATGTACGCCGGGCTACGTATAGCAAAATCATTACGTTGCCCATTCCGTTTTTTGAAAAACGGCGCGTCGGCGAATTGACCAGTCGGATTTCAGCCGACGTTTCGCAGCTACAGGACGTACTAACCCTGACTCTGGCCGAACTCTTTCGGCAGGTGGCTACGCTGACTATCGGTACCGCCATTATCTTTTACGTTTCCTGGAAGCTGACGCTGTTTATGCTGGCTACGTTTCCGGTGATCATCGTAGCGGCAATGGTCTTCGGGCGCTTCATCCGCAAACTGTCCAAGCAGGCGCAGGATCTGCTGGCTCAGGCCAACGTGGTCGTTGAAGAGACGCTGCAATCCGTGAATATTGTCAAAGCGTTTACCAACGAAAAAGTAGAGATCAACCGCTACGGAACGGCCTTGAACCTGGTGGTGAACACGGCGCTTCGGTCGGCCAAGTTCCGGGGTGTGTTCGTTTCCTTTATCATTTTTGCGCTCTTCGGGGGCATCATCGGCGTAGTCTGGTACGGTGGGTCGCTGGTAATGGCCAACGAGATGCCCTTTGCCGACCTGCTGACATTTATCGTTTATACCACATTCATTGGCGGTTCGGTAGCGGGCATGGGTGATTTATACGCCCAGTTGCAGCGAACGATTGGTGCGTCGGAACGCATCCTCGAAATTCTGGAAGAACCTTCGGAAGTAGACGCCGACGAAGTGTTACCGCTTTTTGTACCGGTACAGGGTCATGTGCAGTTCAACGACGTTTACTTCTCATACCCTTCACGACCCGACGTGCCGGTATTAAAGGGAATCTCACTCGACGTAGCCGCCGGTCGTAAAATAGCGCTGGTTGGTAAAAGTGGCGCGGGTAAATCGACCATTGTGCAGTTGTTGATGCGCTATTACCGCACGACGACCGGCCAGATTACGGTAGATAATCGTGACCTGTCTAATTTTAACATCACGGAACTCCGGAAAAATATCGCCGTTGTGCCGCAGGAAGTGATGTTGTTCGGGGGTACTATCCTGGAGAATATTCAATATGGTAAGCCGGGCGCATCGGAAGCTGAGGTGCGTGAAGCGGCCCGTAAGGCCAATGCGCTTCAGTTTGTTGATTCATTTCCCGAAGGCTTTCAAACTATTGTGGGCGAACGGGGGGTTAAATTATCGGGTGGCCAGCGGCAGCGAATCGCCATTGCCCGTGCCATTTTGAAAGATCCGGCCATTCTGATTCTCGATGAAGCCACCAGTTCGCTCGACGCCGAATCCGAGAAATTGGTGCAGGAAGCATTAGATGAATTGATGCAAAATCGGACAACGATCATTATTGCGCACCGGTTGGCTACCATTCGTAAAGTAGATCGTATTTATGTTATTCGGGAAGGGCAGATTGCCGAAGCAGGTACCCACGACGAGCTAGCCAGCCAGGAAGATGGCATCTACGCAAATCTGGTTAAATTGCAGTTTGAAACGATCGAATAA
- a CDS encoding D-glycero-alpha-D-manno-heptose-1,7-bisphosphate 7-phosphatase: MNKCVFLDRDGVLNEDRTDYVYRIEDFIIPEGVPEALRLLKNAGYLLIVITNQAGIARGLYTRDDVMTCYNYLQDQCGRLIDDIYYCPHHPNYDTESLTRKPGSLMLEKAMAKYDILPDESWMIGDALRDMQAGKRVGVRTVRIAHDPQLSDECDGFAPNLLEASRFVLSYA, from the coding sequence ATGAATAAGTGCGTTTTTCTGGATAGAGATGGCGTTTTAAATGAAGACCGAACCGATTACGTTTATCGGATCGAGGATTTCATCATACCCGAAGGCGTACCGGAAGCACTGCGATTGCTGAAAAATGCAGGTTATTTGCTTATTGTCATTACCAATCAGGCGGGTATTGCCAGAGGACTGTATACTCGGGATGATGTAATGACGTGTTACAATTACCTACAGGATCAGTGTGGACGGCTTATTGATGACATTTATTATTGTCCCCATCACCCCAATTACGATACTGAATCACTTACCCGTAAGCCAGGCTCGCTGATGCTTGAAAAGGCGATGGCTAAGTACGATATCTTGCCTGACGAATCCTGGATGATTGGCGATGCGCTGCGGGATATGCAGGCGGGCAAACGGGTTGGTGTACGCACGGTGCGCATTGCTCATGATCCCCAACTCTCTGATGAGTGCGATGGTTTCGCCCCTAACTTACTGGAGGCATCGCGTTTCGTTCTGAGCTACGCCTAA
- the hisA gene encoding 1-(5-phosphoribosyl)-5-[(5-phosphoribosylamino)methylideneamino]imidazole-4-carboxamide isomerase gives MYIIPAIDLIDGKAVRLTQGDYNQKKEYNARPLEVAQQFEDAGLTRLHLVDLDGAKEKRVINWNVLEQIASKTRLHIDFGGGVQSDDDLRVVFECGAKQVTGGSIAVKNPDVMERWLSRHGADKIILGADAKNEKIAVSGWEESTEVWVYDFVQKWVEKGASYVISTDVAKDGLLQGPSFELYRNLQDQFPTLHVIASGGVSNMADIETLADMGLFGVIVGKAIYEGRVTLKELTKMSMQ, from the coding sequence ATGTATATCATTCCTGCTATAGACCTGATTGATGGTAAAGCCGTCCGGCTGACTCAGGGCGACTACAATCAGAAAAAAGAATACAACGCCCGCCCGCTCGAGGTAGCTCAACAGTTTGAAGATGCTGGGTTGACCCGTCTTCATCTGGTTGATCTTGATGGTGCGAAGGAGAAACGGGTTATAAACTGGAACGTGTTGGAGCAGATTGCGTCTAAAACCCGACTACACATCGATTTTGGGGGTGGTGTTCAATCCGACGACGATCTGCGCGTTGTGTTCGAATGTGGTGCCAAACAGGTTACGGGGGGCAGTATTGCCGTAAAAAACCCTGATGTGATGGAACGCTGGCTATCGCGGCATGGTGCCGATAAGATCATTCTCGGGGCTGATGCGAAAAATGAGAAGATTGCCGTTAGTGGCTGGGAAGAATCGACGGAAGTATGGGTGTATGATTTCGTGCAAAAGTGGGTTGAAAAGGGAGCCAGCTATGTGATTAGTACGGATGTGGCGAAAGACGGGTTGCTACAGGGCCCATCGTTTGAACTCTACCGGAATCTACAGGATCAGTTCCCTACGTTGCATGTGATCGCCAGCGGAGGAGTCAGCAATATGGCCGACATCGAAACGCTAGCCGATATGGGCCTGTTCGGCGTTATTGTCGGCAAAGCGATCTACGAAGGGCGGGTTACGCTGAAAGAATTAACTAAAATGTCAATGCAGTAG
- a CDS encoding DUF72 domain-containing protein: MEFGKIHNLDAVNLTLPPGPAFNGRIWASVEPTNRPKVFIGGPIWANKDYVGKVYPSHAKERDFLHYYTRQFNTIELNLTHYQIPTMGMIEKWKAEATENFTYCPKFPQIISHERQLLATEGQTEEFVNAVLALEEYLGMTFLQLPPFFGPDKWPILEAYLKSLPDELDVAVEFRHPDWFSKASVWQQTLERLYALRRHVVITDVAGRRDVLHMGLSSPVLTLRFIANEGHATDYMRTDAWIQRLKTWFDKGLQTAYLFIHGGSENDTAPELILYWIRELNTHCGLNLREPVLQPKVVQGSLF; encoded by the coding sequence ATGGAATTCGGGAAGATACATAACCTAGATGCTGTAAACCTAACCTTACCACCAGGGCCAGCCTTCAACGGGCGTATCTGGGCGAGTGTTGAGCCAACTAACCGGCCTAAAGTATTTATTGGTGGACCTATATGGGCCAACAAAGACTATGTTGGTAAGGTTTATCCATCCCACGCGAAAGAGCGGGATTTTCTGCATTATTACACCCGGCAGTTCAATACCATCGAGCTAAATCTGACCCACTACCAGATTCCGACGATGGGCATGATCGAAAAATGGAAAGCGGAAGCAACGGAAAACTTTACCTATTGCCCTAAATTTCCCCAGATCATCAGCCATGAGCGGCAGCTGTTGGCCACGGAGGGACAAACTGAAGAGTTTGTGAATGCCGTGCTGGCACTGGAAGAGTACCTGGGTATGACGTTTCTACAGCTACCTCCGTTCTTCGGTCCTGACAAATGGCCCATACTGGAGGCCTATCTGAAAAGCTTGCCTGATGAGCTGGATGTGGCCGTGGAATTTCGTCATCCCGACTGGTTCAGCAAGGCATCGGTATGGCAGCAGACACTCGAACGGCTTTACGCGCTACGTCGGCACGTCGTCATCACGGACGTGGCCGGTCGACGTGATGTACTGCACATGGGCTTGAGCAGTCCCGTTCTGACGCTCCGGTTCATTGCCAACGAGGGCCATGCGACGGATTACATGCGCACCGATGCCTGGATACAGCGACTAAAAACGTGGTTCGACAAAGGGCTGCAAACGGCTTATCTATTCATCCACGGCGGTAGTGAAAACGATACCGCACCCGAATTGATCCTGTACTGGATTCGGGAATTGAATACCCACTGTGGCCTCAATCTGCGCGAGCCTGTCCTTCAGCCTAAGGTCGTGCAGGGGAGTTTGTTTTGA
- a CDS encoding porin family protein, with protein MKKVAGLGLILVVLAAVSSWAQSTSPALYRLRTKESNVTEKRFRKILGDNYDGQDQNRRDYDDDRKGKRKKQQQRTRESEENNGYGSGPDYAWPTHLIEMSIRFAPSLDLNTAEGTGSYTGFRTNGAGVRMSVGPSLDYFFFKNRYAFSTGLWYTIKRSGFQMPGSFGQAVWNPGAPEKESTYNLQYLQVPLTVKLFANNIAPNMRLYLQTGGLVSVKLAEKALDPARNGLYLAESGGDRRQYGYGDVELLLGTGVQYKINQNNAFNIGLSYQRGLINVARGSQLVSKNRVVALDLGFKF; from the coding sequence ATGAAAAAAGTTGCAGGGTTAGGTTTGATTTTGGTTGTGCTGGCTGCTGTCAGCAGCTGGGCACAGTCCACATCGCCCGCGCTCTACCGATTGAGAACGAAGGAATCGAACGTAACGGAGAAGCGATTCCGAAAAATATTGGGTGATAATTATGACGGACAGGATCAGAACCGCCGTGATTATGACGACGATCGCAAGGGAAAGCGAAAGAAGCAGCAACAGCGCACCAGGGAGTCGGAGGAAAACAACGGCTACGGATCGGGCCCGGATTATGCGTGGCCTACTCACCTGATCGAAATGAGCATTCGGTTTGCGCCCTCGCTTGACCTTAACACGGCTGAGGGCACGGGAAGCTATACGGGTTTTCGGACAAATGGAGCCGGTGTTCGCATGAGCGTTGGCCCCTCGCTGGATTATTTTTTCTTCAAGAATCGATACGCGTTCAGCACTGGTCTCTGGTATACGATCAAGCGGTCGGGCTTTCAGATGCCGGGGTCGTTTGGGCAGGCCGTCTGGAATCCCGGCGCTCCGGAAAAAGAGTCTACGTACAACCTTCAGTATTTACAAGTGCCCCTGACGGTAAAATTGTTCGCCAACAACATTGCCCCTAACATGCGGCTGTATCTCCAAACCGGTGGGTTGGTGAGCGTGAAATTAGCCGAAAAAGCACTTGACCCGGCTCGTAATGGACTCTATCTGGCCGAGAGCGGGGGCGATCGCCGTCAGTATGGGTACGGTGACGTCGAACTGCTACTTGGAACAGGAGTACAATACAAGATCAATCAGAATAACGCGTTCAACATCGGGCTGAGTTACCAGCGCGGTTTGATCAACGTAGCCCGTGGCAGTCAACTGGTTTCCAAAAACCGGGTTGTTGCCCTGGATTTAGGATTCAAGTTCTGA